From the genome of Sediminibacter sp. Hel_I_10:
CCCATAACCCGTCATTTTTCGGTTCGGAAAATAAGAAAATGATAAAGCTGTTTCGTATTGAGTAATTAAGGTAGATATGCCGGTTGGCGATTCTGGATCATTATAGGCCAAGCTAAACGTTGGTGATGCAGACTCTAGAGTTCTAAATGTACCACTGGTGCGCACCACAAAGTTTTTAGAGGGTTCCATTTCTAAAGCTACCGTGGTGAGATTGACGTTTGTCAACTTATCATTGGTACTTGTACCCACTACTGCCGAAGAGGCTAAGCTCCTGCCCAAAACATCGGTTGAGGCCGTAAGGTTAGCTCCTATTTGTTCTACATCACGACGATTTCCGCCGGAGACAATAAGACGCATCCTTTTATCTAAGAGCCATTTTCCTGAAATACCGTATTTAAACTTGTCATCCCTAAAGCCATAAGCTAAGAATCCTTCAATACGCCAAAGATCGTTTGGCCCAAAATAAGTTCTTCCACCACCACGAACACGCACGCCTTCCACTTCATTGTAACCAAAAACAGAAAAAACAGGACCAATGTCTAAATTGACACTGGGCACCTCAACGTAGCCAGAGGCAAGAATGCTTCCAACATTATAAAGCCTTTGAAATTTTTTAACCGTCTTTAAGGTATCTAGCATTTTATAAACGCCTTTCTCGTCTTTATTTAAAGACTCCATCCGGTTTTTCTCCCAGAAATCGTCTTCACGATTGTAAGCGTCCTCATTATAGCTATATACCTGCTGACTGTAAAATGAGTCGTCTTTAGGAATATCAAATTCGTAATTATCGTAAAGGGTCGTCCGTTTTCCGTAGACACCACGAGACGATTCTTTTTTATTTAAAGCAAAATCAGAGAGCATGTAATCGCGCTTCAATAAAAACACCGAGTCATTGAGTACTTCAAACTCCTGTTCAATATAAATTTCTTTGACCCAGTTGATATTGGCGCTTTTAGAAGCCTGCAGATTAATATTCTTTATGGCATAGGTAGAGTCATTAACCCAAAAATCGCCCTTAAAAGTGAGCTCATTTTTTCGCCTTGGATAATAGATAATGTTATAGCACCATTTATTATCAATATAGGCACTATCTGATAAAACGTAGTTATAGGTATTAACGCCTGTTTTAGATAACGGACTCACAAAACTTTTATCAAAGAATTTGAGGTAATTATCGTAAATATCAAAATCGGCATAAAGATCATCCACAAAATCAATGATGATTTGGTTGTTGCTAAAGCCCGAGTTTTTATTTCCCTTTAAATCTTCTTTCTCCTCATTTAAATTATTGTCCCCATAAACTTTGCTCACCGCTTCATTAATGAAAATGGGCAAGTAGGTTTTTCCTGTAATGTTTGAGGTATCCACTTCTTTAAAAACAAACTCCATACCTTTAAATAACTTGCTTTTTATCAAGGCACTGTCAATGGTATTTAAATCAAACTCCACCTTCTCGTACTTATCATACTGGTATTGGTCAAATTGGCGAAGTCCGTTTTGACGCTTTCGAGCCCAAATTTTCTGAAGAATGGCAATAGCAGGATTTTCGGAAGCTTTTTTGGACTGTTTTCCTGTAACAATAACCACCTCGTTTAAAGCTGAAGCTTCTTCCTTTAGAACAAATCTCAAATCGTAATTCACCTTTTTCTCCAAAGGAATTTCTTTGATTTCATACCCCAAGAAAGAAATCACCAAAGCATTCCAAGTATTATCAGACTCAAGATAAAACCGGCCCTCCTCATTGGTAATGGTGCCCTCAGTAGAACCTTTAAACAAAACGTTGGCAAAAGCCACTGGCTGGTCTAGTTCATCAAAAACATAACCGCTCACCTTGGTTTGTGACCAAGTGGCACATATTCCGAGGAAAAAAAATAGATATTGGAGCGTTGTTTTCATCTATTGCTACTATTGATTTTCGATACTTAGACGACACATTACATTGAAACTTATTTTTTATGAAATCAATCTCAAAAACCAGTATGTCCTATGCAAAAAAAACTTCATCTACTATCGTGCTAAATCGGTTTGCCGATAGAAGATGAAGTTTATATAACGCAGATACTGCGATTTTATTTGTAGAGTACTTTTTTGACTGCCTTGATGACTTCATCTTTATTTGGCAACCACTCTTCTAACAATACAGGCGAGTACGGTGCTGGCGTATCAGCAGTATTTATTTTTACAACAGGCGCATCTAAATAATCAAATATTTCAGATTGTACCATATAGGTGATATCCGTAGAGATATTTCCAAAGGGCCAAGCCTCTTCAAGAACTACCAAACGATTTGTTTTTTTAACAGATTTTAAAATGGCTTCGCGATCCATAGGGCGAACCGTTCTAAGATCTATGATTTCACAAGAGATTCCTTCTTTTTCCAATTCATCGGCAGCTTTGTAAGCTTCCTTAATGATTTTTCCAAAAGACACGATAGTAACATCTGTACCCTCTCTTACAATCTCTGCAACACCCAAAGGAATTGTGTACTCTCCTTCTGGCACTTCTCCTTTATCTCCATACATCTGCTCACTTTCCATAAAAATCACAGGATCATCATCTCTAATGGCAGATTTTAAAAGTCCCTTAGCATCGTAAGGGTTTGAAGGCACTACAACTTTTAATCCTGGCGTATTTGCAAACCAACTCTCAAAAGCTTGTGAGTGCGTTGCAGCCAATTGACCTGCTGAAGCTGTTGGTCCACGAAAAACGATAGGACATTTAAACTGTCCGCCAGACATTTGGCGAATTTTAGCAGCGTTATTTATAATTTGATCTATCCCAACTAAAGAAAAGTTGAACGTCATGTATTCTACAATAGGTCGGTTTCCCGTCATGGTTGAACCTATAGCGATCCCGGCAAAACCAAGTTCGGCAATAGGCGTATCAATAACGCGTTTAGCGCCAAACTCGTCCAACATGCCTTTGGAAGCCTTATAGGCTCCGTTATATTCTGCTACTTCCTCACCCATCAAATATACGCTCTCATCGCGGCGCATCTCTTCACTCATGGCTTCACAAATAGCTTCTCTAAATTGAATCGTCTTCATTATTGCTTTTTTTTACGAGTAGCAAAAATAAGAATTATAGATTATAATTTGACATAAAAAACGCGGGATCGCCTTGAATTATGATATCGTTAAAAAGAATGTCTAAAAAGGCGGTCACATTTTCTTTTCTTCGGAAAATTCAACAATCATAAAACCTTTTGTATACTTTTAACTAAATGCTACCTACTATGCAGAAAATCTATGCTTTTTTGATTGGTTTTTGTATCCTCTTTTTTTCAGGATATAGTCAAGAAAACCCACTGTGCCCTGTTCTCAAAATTTTTGTGACCATTTCAAACGCCGATAATGTACCGACGGTAACCTCTAATGATGACGGCACAGTTACATTAATCCATCCTGAGCAGTACATCACGGATATTTTTGCAAATCATATTATTTATGATTTTTATCAAACCTATCCAGGCGAAAGTTTTGAAACACAATTTACGCTCGGGGTGAAATCTAAAGATCTCATCGTGGATCTTGTTAATAGCGTCCCTAGCGATATCATGTCCTTTAGCGATGGGTATTTAAACCTTAACCAACTCCCAATATCGAGTAGTATTGGTGCAGAAATCATAACCTTTCTGGACAATAAGCAGTTTGAAATATTGAGTGTCATGAATGATTATGACGGTTCTGATTGCCCTGGCAATTGTCCTTTTATTAATACTCCTGATGATTTTGACTTAGAAATAGCTTTTAATTATGATGAAGACAACGACATTCTATATGCCCAAAGCACAGATATAACGCCATGTGGAAATAGTTTTTCATTGGCATTTAAAGGTGGAAATCCTATAGACGATTTCCCTGACTTGGATACCACCTTACAAACTTGGGAATCTACACCTGGGCAAACCACATCAAGCAGTTATGATTTGCCTTGTCATAATATTGAACTAACGCTTTTTAACATCTTCGGACTCGGCTGCTCAGAATACAACTACGGAAACATTAGAGTGTTAATAGATAACGAGAATAATGTGATCACGTTTGGCAGACCCAATGCTATTTTTGGTTACGATGCCGTCCGGTTTTCTGAAGCTAATCTTTCTACCAAAACAGCTCCTTTTACTAAAATGTATCCCTATCTTAAAGACGGTAGCACTTTCTTAGAACTTTCAAATTATGAAAATCATTCCGTAGCTGTTAAAATTCTGAATCTATCAGGTCAGATTGTGGTCGCTGAAAAGCAGTTTGAACCGCATTCAATTGACGTTTCTGCTTTGTCTAACGGACTATATCTCATTAAAGTTAGATGTAGACAATCAGCAAAAAGTGTTTAAATTTTTAAAGAATTAACATTAAAGCCCTCGTAAACCTCAATTTTCACAAAAATTTATTATGCACGCATAGTAAAATCGATTTTTTATAATTATCTTCGTGCTTAGATTTACGCAAACGTTATAAAACAATCAAGTATGAAAATATTAGTATGTATTAGTCACGTTCCTGATACGACTTCAAAAATCAATTTTACCGATGATAATACAAAGTTTGACACCAACGGTGTTCAATTTGTAATCAACCCTAATGATGAGTTTGGGTTAACACGTGCCATGTGGTTCAAAGAAAAACAAGGCGCTAGTGTTGATGTGGTAAATGTTGGTGGTGCAGAAACAGAACCCACCTTACGTAAAGCATTAGCAATTGGTGCAGATGCTGCCATACGTGTTAATACTGAGGCCAAAGATGGTTTCCAAGTTGCAAAAGAATTAGCCAAGGTTGTAAAAGATGGTGGTTATGATTTAGTGATTGCAGGAAGAGAATCTATTGATTATAATGGCGGAATGGTTCCTGGAATGTTAGCTGCCTTAATTGACGCTAATTTTGTGACCAACTGTATCAGTTTAGAAGTCGATGGTAGCGATGCTAAAGCCGTTAGAGAAATTGATGGTGGTAAAGAGTCTGTTTCTACAAGCTTACCATTGGTTATTGGTGGACAAAAAGGATTGGTTGAAGAAAGTGATCTTCGTATTCCAAATATGCGAGGCATCATGATGGCCCGTAAAAAACCTTTAAATGTTGTTGAGCCTTCAAGTGCTGAGACTGAAACAGCCTCTGTTAAATTTGAGAAACCCGCTCCAAGAGGAGAGGTTACTCTTGTAGACGCAGACAATCTCGACGAGTTGGTCAACTTACTTCACAACGAAGCGAAAGTTATATAAATTCAAAAAATCAAATTTCGAATTCCTACCAAATAATGGGGTTTGACACTTGTAATTTTAATTTTTAAAAAGATATTATGTCAGTTTTAGTATATACAGAATCAGAAAAAGGCAAATTTAAAAAAACAGCATTTGAGGTAGCTTCATACGCAAAGGCTGTAGCCGATCAAATGGGGACTACAGTTACTGCTGTTGCGGTCAATGCAGACGACACTTCCGAATTAGGTAATTATGGAGTTGATAAAGTTCTAAATGTCAATTCTGGCGATTTAGAAAAATTCAACGCTAATAATTATGCCAATGTGCTTAAGCAAGCTGCAGAAAAAGAAAGTTCAAAAGTAGTGATCTTAAGTTCTAGTGCCGATAGTAAGTATTTAGCACCCATGCTAGCGGTTAATTTGCACGCAGGTTATGCATCTAATGTTGTAGATGCACCTTCTAGCACCTCACCGTTTACAGTAAAAAGAACAGCATTTACAAATAAGGCCTTTAATATGACCACTATTGATACCGAAATAAAAATAGTAGGTGTTTCTAAAAATGCCTTCGGATTAAAAGAAAAAACGGCAGATGCTGCTGCTGAAGATTTTTCGCCTTCTATTCCAGAATCTGGAGTACATGTAGAAAGTGTTGACAAAGCTACCGACAAAGTGACTATAGCCGATGCTGAAATCGTAGTCTCTGCAGGACGCGGTTTAAAAGGTCCTGAAAACTGGGGAATGATTGAAGAATTAGCAGGAGTTCTTGGAGCTGCAACTGCGTGCTCTAAGCCTGTTTCTGATTTAGGGTGGAGACCTCACGGAGAACACGTAGGACAAACAGGAAAACCTGTAGCATCCAATCTATATATTGCCATAGGGATTTCTGGAGCCATTCAACATTTAGCAGGAATCAACGCCTCTAAAGTAAAAGTAGTCATCAATACAGATCCAGAAGCACCCTTCTTTAAGGCTGCTGATTATGGTGTAGTTGGAGATGCTTTTGAAGTGGTACCAGCACTAATTGAAAAATTAAAAGCTTTTAAGGCGCAAAACGCCTAATTTTTTTATAAATTGTAGCTTTAAAGGGCTGTTTAAATTACTATTTTATCCAATATCTGTTTTGTTGAGTTGGTAAAGTCCTAATTTAAACAGTTCTTTGCGTTTTATAAAGTATGAGCTTAGTTAGACTAAACATAAAAGGCATTTCGTATAGCCAAACTCAAAATGGCGCTTATGCCTTAATTTTAAATGAAGTAGATGGTGACCGTAAACTTCCTATAGTTATCGGTGCCTTCGAAGCTCAATCTATAGCCATTGCTCTTGAGAAGGAAATTAGGCCTCCTAGACCTTTAACTCACGATCTTTTTAAAAATTTCTCAGACCGTTTTGATATTGTAGTCAAACAAGTCATCATTCATAAATTGGTAGATGGTGTGTTTTATTCAAGTCTTATTTGTGAGCGCGATAAAATTGAAGAAATTATCGATGCCAGAACTAGCGATGCCATTGCACTAGCATTACGTTTTAAGGCTCCTATTTTTACGTATAAAAATATTCTTGATAAAGCCGGGATTTATTTAAAAGTGAATCCTAAAAAAGAACAAGAGGACGAAGATTCGATTCTTGTGGATGAATTGGTGGTTGAAGAAATTGAAACCGGAAGCCAAGAAAATTACAAGGACAAATCACTTCAAGATTTGAATGCATTGTTGGACGAAGCTGTTGCCAATGAGGACTACGAAAAGGCCGCCAAAATAAGAGACGAAATCTCCAAACGCTA
Proteins encoded in this window:
- a CDS encoding DUF5686 and carboxypeptidase-like regulatory domain-containing protein — protein: MKTTLQYLFFFLGICATWSQTKVSGYVFDELDQPVAFANVLFKGSTEGTITNEEGRFYLESDNTWNALVISFLGYEIKEIPLEKKVNYDLRFVLKEEASALNEVVIVTGKQSKKASENPAIAILQKIWARKRQNGLRQFDQYQYDKYEKVEFDLNTIDSALIKSKLFKGMEFVFKEVDTSNITGKTYLPIFINEAVSKVYGDNNLNEEKEDLKGNKNSGFSNNQIIIDFVDDLYADFDIYDNYLKFFDKSFVSPLSKTGVNTYNYVLSDSAYIDNKWCYNIIYYPRRKNELTFKGDFWVNDSTYAIKNINLQASKSANINWVKEIYIEQEFEVLNDSVFLLKRDYMLSDFALNKKESSRGVYGKRTTLYDNYEFDIPKDDSFYSQQVYSYNEDAYNREDDFWEKNRMESLNKDEKGVYKMLDTLKTVKKFQRLYNVGSILASGYVEVPSVNLDIGPVFSVFGYNEVEGVRVRGGGRTYFGPNDLWRIEGFLAYGFRDDKFKYGISGKWLLDKRMRLIVSGGNRRDVEQIGANLTASTDVLGRSLASSAVVGTSTNDKLTNVNLTTVALEMEPSKNFVVRTSGTFRTLESASPTFSLAYNDPESPTGISTLITQYETALSFSYFPNRKMTGYGVERRVANDGFASLFAQVTRGDKSIFDSDFDYTKLQFSYTQPWQLGGFGRLTTTLEVGKTFGAVPLGLLSVVPGNQSYFSIYNTFPQLDFYEFVTDTYSSMHIEHNFNGRIFSRIPFLKKYNLRAIVGLRGVWGEISDENIELNRTGNPVETPLVAPNEEIYYEYSVGVGNIFKILRIDFNFRGNYLDRPMARPFGVTGSFGFSF
- a CDS encoding pyruvate dehydrogenase complex E1 component subunit beta, with the protein product MKTIQFREAICEAMSEEMRRDESVYLMGEEVAEYNGAYKASKGMLDEFGAKRVIDTPIAELGFAGIAIGSTMTGNRPIVEYMTFNFSLVGIDQIINNAAKIRQMSGGQFKCPIVFRGPTASAGQLAATHSQAFESWFANTPGLKVVVPSNPYDAKGLLKSAIRDDDPVIFMESEQMYGDKGEVPEGEYTIPLGVAEIVREGTDVTIVSFGKIIKEAYKAADELEKEGISCEIIDLRTVRPMDREAILKSVKKTNRLVVLEEAWPFGNISTDITYMVQSEIFDYLDAPVVKINTADTPAPYSPVLLEEWLPNKDEVIKAVKKVLYK
- a CDS encoding T9SS type A sorting domain-containing protein, with amino-acid sequence MQKIYAFLIGFCILFFSGYSQENPLCPVLKIFVTISNADNVPTVTSNDDGTVTLIHPEQYITDIFANHIIYDFYQTYPGESFETQFTLGVKSKDLIVDLVNSVPSDIMSFSDGYLNLNQLPISSSIGAEIITFLDNKQFEILSVMNDYDGSDCPGNCPFINTPDDFDLEIAFNYDEDNDILYAQSTDITPCGNSFSLAFKGGNPIDDFPDLDTTLQTWESTPGQTTSSSYDLPCHNIELTLFNIFGLGCSEYNYGNIRVLIDNENNVITFGRPNAIFGYDAVRFSEANLSTKTAPFTKMYPYLKDGSTFLELSNYENHSVAVKILNLSGQIVVAEKQFEPHSIDVSALSNGLYLIKVRCRQSAKSV
- a CDS encoding electron transfer flavoprotein subunit beta/FixA family protein, giving the protein MKILVCISHVPDTTSKINFTDDNTKFDTNGVQFVINPNDEFGLTRAMWFKEKQGASVDVVNVGGAETEPTLRKALAIGADAAIRVNTEAKDGFQVAKELAKVVKDGGYDLVIAGRESIDYNGGMVPGMLAALIDANFVTNCISLEVDGSDAKAVREIDGGKESVSTSLPLVIGGQKGLVEESDLRIPNMRGIMMARKKPLNVVEPSSAETETASVKFEKPAPRGEVTLVDADNLDELVNLLHNEAKVI
- a CDS encoding electron transfer flavoprotein subunit alpha/FixB family protein; translated protein: MSVLVYTESEKGKFKKTAFEVASYAKAVADQMGTTVTAVAVNADDTSELGNYGVDKVLNVNSGDLEKFNANNYANVLKQAAEKESSKVVILSSSADSKYLAPMLAVNLHAGYASNVVDAPSSTSPFTVKRTAFTNKAFNMTTIDTEIKIVGVSKNAFGLKEKTADAAAEDFSPSIPESGVHVESVDKATDKVTIADAEIVVSAGRGLKGPENWGMIEELAGVLGAATACSKPVSDLGWRPHGEHVGQTGKPVASNLYIAIGISGAIQHLAGINASKVKVVINTDPEAPFFKAADYGVVGDAFEVVPALIEKLKAFKAQNA
- a CDS encoding bifunctional nuclease family protein, whose translation is MSLVRLNIKGISYSQTQNGAYALILNEVDGDRKLPIVIGAFEAQSIAIALEKEIRPPRPLTHDLFKNFSDRFDIVVKQVIIHKLVDGVFYSSLICERDKIEEIIDARTSDAIALALRFKAPIFTYKNILDKAGIYLKVNPKKEQEDEDSILVDELVVEEIETGSQENYKDKSLQDLNALLDEAVANEDYEKAAKIRDEISKR